A genome region from Baekduia alba includes the following:
- a CDS encoding NAD-dependent epimerase/dehydratase family protein yields MTASRRILITGLSTYWGGRLAQALERNPEIETVIGIDRTPPKLALERTEFVQVSDAHSLIRRIVDAAEIDTIVDTRLVVDSIVTSRARAHENNVIGTMNVLAAAGGVGGSASPVRKLVFKSSARYYGAEQDDPAFFTEDMRRPHPPRTPIERDIAEAEANVRDFRHKNPDTTVTVLRFANALGPDLKTSWQTFLALPAIPTILGFDPRVQFIHEDDMANCLEHAVAYDLDGTFNCAADGVLVLSEVVDLLGKAMLPILPPWGTGLATSVARRAGVPIQAEMLPQLRFGRALDNRRYKATGFVYQHTTREAVLKLREQQRLEPILRGATGSSYRYESAVEEFLRFSPSVHKANARPAIAPANSAPRSRLGGAQPKLAHEAGSPSARLATAQQVGAADVPAPADTPYASLPAREILSVLPSLTQEDLQKLRDHEVANANRTTVLSGIDRLLDASEASAR; encoded by the coding sequence ATGACCGCGTCGCGCCGCATCCTCATCACGGGCCTGTCGACCTACTGGGGCGGCCGCCTCGCGCAGGCGCTGGAGCGCAACCCGGAGATCGAGACGGTCATCGGGATCGACCGCACGCCGCCGAAGCTCGCGTTGGAGCGCACGGAGTTCGTGCAGGTGTCCGACGCGCACTCGCTCATCCGCCGGATCGTCGACGCCGCCGAGATCGACACGATCGTCGACACGCGCCTGGTCGTCGACTCGATCGTCACGTCGCGCGCCCGCGCGCACGAGAACAACGTCATCGGCACGATGAACGTCCTCGCCGCGGCCGGCGGGGTGGGTGGGTCCGCATCCCCCGTGCGCAAGCTGGTGTTCAAGTCCTCGGCCCGCTACTACGGCGCCGAGCAGGACGACCCGGCGTTTTTCACCGAGGACATGCGCCGCCCGCACCCGCCGCGCACGCCGATCGAGCGAGACATCGCCGAGGCCGAGGCCAACGTCCGCGACTTCCGCCACAAGAACCCGGACACGACCGTCACCGTCCTGCGCTTCGCCAACGCGCTGGGCCCGGACCTGAAGACGTCGTGGCAGACGTTCCTGGCGCTGCCGGCGATCCCGACGATCCTCGGCTTCGACCCGCGCGTGCAGTTCATCCACGAGGACGACATGGCCAACTGCCTCGAGCACGCGGTCGCCTACGACCTCGACGGCACGTTCAACTGCGCGGCCGACGGCGTCCTGGTCCTCAGCGAGGTCGTCGACCTGCTCGGCAAGGCCATGCTGCCGATCCTGCCGCCGTGGGGCACGGGCCTGGCGACATCGGTGGCCCGCCGCGCCGGCGTGCCGATCCAGGCCGAGATGCTGCCCCAGCTGCGCTTCGGCCGGGCGCTGGACAACCGCCGCTACAAGGCGACCGGCTTCGTCTACCAGCACACGACCCGCGAGGCCGTCCTGAAGCTGCGCGAGCAGCAGCGGCTGGAGCCGATCCTGCGCGGCGCGACCGGCTCGAGCTACCGCTACGAGTCGGCCGTCGAGGAGTTCCTGCGCTTCAGCCCGAGCGTGCACAAGGCCAACGCGCGGCCGGCGATCGCGCCGGCCAACAGCGCTCCGCGATCCCGCCTCGGGGGCGCTCAGCCGAAGTTGGCGCACGAGGCGGGTTCGCCAAGCGCCAGGTTGGCGACCGCGCAGCAGGTCGGCGCGGCCGACGTGCCGGCCCCGGCGGACACGCCGTACGCCTCGCTTCCGGCGCGCGAGATCCTCTCCGTCCTGCCGTCGCTGACCCAGGAAGACCTGCAGAAGCTGCGCGATCACGAGGTCGCCAACGCGAACCGCACGACGGTGCTCAGCGGGATCGACCGGCTCCTCGACGCCTCCGAAGCGTCCGCGCGCTGA
- a CDS encoding L,D-transpeptidase family protein has protein sequence MPTRLVIAVTAFLAALVAAAAAVVIYDHGQEDKIGKGVTIGGVDVSGMKRDAAEAKLRREILDPLNQTVTVDHGNQRWSLSAREAKVATNLDATVEDALERSREGNIVKRTWRGVTGEQLDAKIQPEVTYSDAAIVRMLDRVRKSVNRPSMNATIKFTVGGPQTTPSHEGLAVDATALHRKIKAALVSPQAERRFSATTAHVKPKVSTDDIVNQNATTLVVNREAFKLTVFKNLKAVKSYSVAIGAVGLDTPAGLYHIQNKAVDPAWTKPYSDWVPKDQQGKVVPGGTAENPLKARWLGIFAGAGIHGVDPSEYGSIGHAASHGCVRMRIDDVEDLYPRVPVGAPIFIA, from the coding sequence TTGCCCACTCGCCTCGTCATCGCCGTGACCGCCTTCCTGGCGGCCCTTGTCGCCGCTGCTGCCGCGGTCGTCATCTACGACCACGGCCAGGAGGACAAGATCGGCAAGGGCGTGACGATCGGCGGGGTGGACGTGAGCGGGATGAAGCGCGACGCGGCCGAGGCCAAGCTGCGGCGCGAGATCCTCGATCCGCTCAACCAGACGGTCACCGTCGACCACGGCAACCAGCGCTGGAGCCTGAGCGCGCGCGAGGCGAAGGTGGCGACGAACCTCGACGCGACGGTCGAGGACGCGCTGGAGCGCAGCCGCGAGGGCAACATCGTCAAGCGGACCTGGCGCGGCGTGACGGGCGAGCAGCTCGACGCGAAGATCCAGCCCGAGGTCACCTACTCCGACGCGGCGATCGTCCGCATGCTCGACCGCGTGCGCAAGTCGGTCAACCGCCCGTCGATGAACGCGACGATCAAGTTCACCGTCGGCGGCCCGCAGACGACGCCGTCGCACGAGGGCCTGGCCGTGGACGCCACGGCGCTGCACCGCAAGATCAAGGCCGCGCTCGTCTCGCCGCAGGCCGAGCGCAGGTTCAGCGCGACGACCGCGCACGTCAAGCCGAAGGTCTCGACCGACGACATCGTCAACCAGAACGCGACGACGCTCGTCGTCAACCGCGAGGCGTTCAAGCTCACGGTCTTCAAGAACCTCAAGGCGGTCAAGAGCTACTCGGTCGCCATCGGCGCCGTCGGCCTCGACACGCCCGCCGGGCTGTACCACATCCAGAACAAGGCGGTCGACCCCGCCTGGACCAAGCCCTACTCGGACTGGGTGCCCAAGGACCAGCAGGGCAAGGTCGTGCCGGGCGGCACCGCGGAGAACCCGCTCAAGGCCCGCTGGCTCGGCATCTTCGCCGGCGCCGGGATCCACGGCGTCGACCCCTCCGAGTACGGCTCGATCGGGCACGCCGCCTCGCACGGCTGCGTACGGATGCGCATCGACGACGTCGAGGACCTTTACCCGCGGGTCCCGGTCGGCGCGCCGATCTTCATCGCCTAG
- a CDS encoding tyrosine recombinase: MSEDRSPLSPAWTEALRLFDADLLRRGAATRTRRAYGFDCSQFALWATLGGYEPTAVTTRVLRRYAAALGERDVVPATVARKLAALRALYRTMREHGLVPANPADLVPAPKKPSKLPRVLKADEVAALLDRIPQTTPLDVRDRALFELAYACGLRAEELVNLDTPSMDFDAEEVRVEGKGGKTRIVPVGEAAVRALTRYVERARPALETDRAEAALFLSKSGKRLSTSDVRRRLRVWSRRAALQGGANPHALRHSFATHLLDGGADLRAIQEMLGHSSISTTQIYTRVESARLKSAYARAHPRA; encoded by the coding sequence GTGTCTGAGGATAGGTCGCCGCTCAGTCCCGCCTGGACCGAGGCGCTGCGCCTGTTCGACGCCGATCTCCTGCGTCGCGGCGCCGCCACGCGCACGCGGCGGGCGTACGGCTTCGACTGCTCGCAGTTCGCCCTGTGGGCGACGCTGGGCGGCTACGAGCCGACCGCCGTGACGACGCGCGTCCTGCGCCGCTACGCCGCCGCGCTGGGCGAGCGCGACGTCGTCCCGGCCACCGTGGCCCGCAAGCTCGCCGCGCTGCGCGCGCTGTACCGGACGATGCGCGAGCACGGCCTCGTGCCGGCCAACCCGGCCGACCTGGTCCCGGCGCCCAAGAAGCCGTCCAAGCTGCCGCGCGTCCTGAAGGCCGACGAGGTCGCCGCGCTGCTGGACCGCATCCCGCAGACGACGCCGCTGGACGTCCGCGACCGCGCGCTCTTCGAGCTGGCCTACGCGTGCGGCCTGCGCGCGGAGGAGCTCGTGAACCTCGACACGCCCTCGATGGACTTCGACGCCGAGGAGGTCCGCGTCGAGGGCAAGGGCGGCAAGACCCGGATCGTGCCCGTCGGCGAGGCCGCCGTCCGCGCGCTGACGCGGTACGTGGAACGCGCGCGCCCCGCGTTGGAGACTGATCGGGCCGAAGCCGCGTTGTTCCTGTCCAAGTCCGGCAAGCGCCTGTCGACCAGCGACGTCCGCCGGCGCCTGCGCGTCTGGTCCCGGCGCGCCGCGCTGCAGGGCGGAGCCAACCCGCACGCGCTGCGCCACTCGTTCGCCACCCACCTGCTGGACGGCGGCGCGGACCTTCGCGCGATCCAGGAGATGCTCGGTCACAGCAGCATCTCCACGACGCAGATCTACACTCGGGTAGAGTCCGCCAGGCTCAAGTCCGCGTATGCCCGTGCGCACCCGCGGGCGTGA
- the whiG gene encoding RNA polymerase sigma factor WhiG yields the protein MPVRTRGREGRGTGMETNVKAIELRDLWRRYKATGDTHARERLVVAYSPLVKYVAGRMASGLPAHVEEADLISYGLVGLISAIERFDLEREIKFETYAITRIKGAIIDELRSLDWVPRSVRAKAREIEKANTKLEHQLQRAPTDEEMARELGVSVDDFQESLLQISNSTVAALDELWTVGDSSGDAVSLLDTLTDENAPDPAAVMDQTDLKDRVADAIARLPEREKLVVALYYYENLTLREIGEVLGVTESRISQLHTKAVLRLRSRLIETE from the coding sequence ATGCCCGTGCGCACCCGCGGGCGTGAGGGACGGGGAACAGGGATGGAGACCAACGTCAAGGCGATCGAGCTTCGGGACCTCTGGCGCCGCTACAAGGCGACCGGCGACACGCATGCCCGCGAACGGCTGGTCGTCGCGTACTCGCCGCTGGTCAAGTACGTGGCCGGCCGGATGGCGTCGGGCCTGCCCGCCCACGTCGAGGAGGCCGACCTCATCTCCTACGGCCTCGTCGGCCTGATCAGCGCGATCGAGCGGTTCGACCTCGAGCGCGAGATCAAGTTCGAGACCTACGCGATCACCCGCATCAAGGGCGCGATCATCGACGAGCTGCGCTCCCTGGACTGGGTGCCGCGCTCCGTCCGCGCCAAGGCGAGGGAGATCGAGAAGGCCAACACCAAGCTCGAGCACCAGCTCCAGCGGGCGCCGACCGACGAGGAGATGGCGCGCGAGCTCGGCGTCAGCGTCGACGACTTCCAGGAGTCGCTGCTGCAGATCTCCAACTCGACGGTCGCCGCGCTCGACGAGCTGTGGACGGTCGGCGACTCCTCAGGCGACGCCGTCTCGCTGCTGGACACCCTGACCGACGAGAACGCGCCGGACCCGGCCGCGGTCATGGACCAGACGGACCTCAAGGACCGCGTGGCCGACGCGATCGCCCGTCTGCCCGAGCGCGAGAAGCTCGTCGTGGCGCTCTACTACTACGAGAACCTGACGCTGCGCGAGATCGGCGAGGTCCTCGGGGTCACCGAGTCACGCATCTCGCAGCTGCACACGAAGGCCGTCCTGCGCCTTCGCAGCCGCCTCATCGAGACAGAGTGA
- the fusA gene encoding elongation factor G, whose product MHKAADRIRNVALVGHRGSGKTSLFEALLFQAGATNRLGSVADGTSLSDAEPDEQTRGMSIGAALNSFEWQDRRINLLDTPGEPSFVADALGALRVSESAVFVVNAVMGVEVSTLRLWERASELDLARMVYVNMLDRERADFYRALESLKGAFGPHAVAVEIPIGAEHEVRGVVDLVDMKAYEYSEDAGRDSCREIPIPDDVLPVAEEYREKLMDEVAEVSDTLMERYLEGDEISHAEIVAALKEGTNHGGIFPVVCGVATRNLGTNRLLDAIVEDLPSPVKHGVMEVTDHVALEPSEDKPLFAYVFKTRADTFAGRINLFRVYQGVMAHDSHVLNTRAHGKERIGQLIRFSGKDSEPVDEFGPGDIGAVAKLKETRAGDWLADRDEAITMPAIKLPAPVMAFAIEPKTKGDEEKVFSALRRLQEEDPTIDLHRDPQTGEEIVAGLSQMHVEVVVDRLKSRFGVEVALKPPRVPYQESIRRPAKAHGRHKKQTGGRGQFGDCHITIEPITATDPTHPDGFEFVNAIKGGVIPQGFIPAVQKGVADAMAHGPVAGFPLKGVRVTLFDGSYHTVDSSEQAFKTAGSIAMKLAMEEAGAVLLEPIMVVTLSVPEDSVGDVIGDLNSRRGRPQGMEPSAVGMTEVKAEVPMAEMLTYAPDLRSLTGGQGDYTMEFVRYEEVPGHLAAKVVAAATSDEEAVRA is encoded by the coding sequence ATGCACAAGGCTGCGGACCGCATCCGCAACGTGGCCCTCGTGGGTCACCGCGGCAGTGGGAAGACCTCGCTGTTCGAGGCACTGCTCTTCCAGGCGGGAGCGACGAACCGCCTGGGCAGCGTCGCGGACGGCACATCGCTCAGCGACGCCGAGCCCGACGAGCAGACGCGCGGGATGTCCATCGGCGCCGCGCTCAACTCGTTCGAGTGGCAGGACCGGCGCATCAACCTGCTCGACACGCCGGGGGAGCCGAGCTTCGTCGCCGACGCGCTGGGCGCGCTACGCGTCAGCGAGTCGGCCGTGTTCGTCGTCAACGCGGTCATGGGCGTGGAGGTGTCGACGCTGCGGCTGTGGGAGCGCGCGTCGGAGCTCGACCTCGCGCGCATGGTGTACGTGAACATGCTCGACCGCGAGCGCGCCGACTTCTACCGCGCGCTGGAGTCCCTGAAGGGCGCGTTCGGGCCGCACGCGGTGGCCGTCGAGATCCCGATCGGGGCCGAGCACGAGGTTCGGGGCGTCGTCGACCTCGTCGACATGAAGGCCTATGAGTACTCGGAGGACGCCGGCCGCGACAGCTGCCGCGAGATCCCGATCCCCGACGACGTGCTCCCGGTCGCCGAGGAGTACCGCGAGAAACTGATGGACGAGGTCGCTGAGGTCAGCGACACGCTGATGGAGCGCTACCTCGAAGGCGACGAGATCTCCCACGCCGAGATCGTCGCCGCCCTGAAGGAGGGCACCAACCACGGCGGGATCTTCCCGGTCGTGTGCGGCGTCGCGACACGCAACCTCGGCACCAACCGCCTGCTGGACGCGATCGTCGAGGACCTGCCCTCGCCGGTCAAGCACGGCGTGATGGAGGTCACCGATCACGTGGCGCTGGAGCCGTCCGAGGACAAGCCGCTGTTCGCCTACGTCTTCAAGACGCGGGCCGACACGTTCGCCGGGCGCATCAACCTGTTCCGGGTCTACCAGGGCGTGATGGCGCACGACTCGCACGTGCTCAACACCCGTGCGCACGGCAAGGAGCGCATCGGGCAGCTGATCCGCTTCAGCGGCAAGGACTCCGAGCCGGTCGACGAGTTCGGGCCCGGCGACATCGGCGCCGTGGCCAAGTTGAAGGAGACACGCGCGGGCGACTGGCTGGCCGACCGCGACGAGGCGATCACGATGCCGGCGATCAAGCTGCCGGCGCCGGTGATGGCGTTCGCGATCGAGCCGAAGACCAAGGGCGACGAGGAGAAGGTCTTCAGCGCGCTGCGGCGGCTGCAGGAGGAGGATCCGACGATCGACCTGCACCGCGACCCGCAGACCGGTGAGGAGATCGTCGCGGGCCTGTCGCAGATGCACGTCGAGGTCGTCGTCGACCGGCTGAAGTCGCGCTTCGGCGTGGAGGTCGCGCTCAAGCCGCCGCGCGTCCCGTACCAGGAGTCGATCCGCAGGCCGGCCAAGGCGCACGGGCGCCACAAGAAGCAGACCGGCGGGCGCGGGCAGTTCGGCGACTGCCACATCACGATCGAGCCGATCACGGCCACCGACCCCACCCACCCAGACGGCTTTGAGTTCGTCAACGCCATCAAGGGCGGCGTGATCCCGCAGGGATTCATCCCGGCGGTCCAGAAGGGCGTCGCGGACGCGATGGCCCACGGGCCGGTCGCCGGCTTCCCGCTCAAGGGCGTGCGGGTGACGCTGTTCGACGGCAGCTACCACACGGTCGACTCCTCCGAGCAGGCGTTCAAGACCGCCGGCTCGATCGCCATGAAGCTGGCGATGGAGGAGGCGGGGGCCGTCCTGCTCGAGCCGATCATGGTCGTGACGCTGAGCGTGCCCGAGGACTCGGTGGGCGACGTCATCGGCGACCTCAACTCGCGGCGCGGCCGGCCCCAGGGAATGGAGCCGTCGGCGGTCGGCATGACCGAGGTCAAGGCCGAGGTGCCGATGGCCGAGATGCTCACCTACGCGCCCGACCTGCGGTCGCTGACCGGCGGGCAGGGCGACTACACGATGGAGTTCGTGCGCTACGAGGAGGTCCCGGGCCACCTCGCGGCCAAGGTGGTGGCCGCGGCGACCAGCGACGAGGAGGCGGTCCGGGCCTAG
- a CDS encoding ribonuclease HI family protein: MKVVVHVDGGARGNPGPAAAAAVLTDASSGAVVDEATAFLGETTNNVAEYRGLLLGLERARALGATSVEVVNDSELVAKQVNGQYKVKHPVMKALHAEALSALQAFDAWSIRSVPRARNAGADALVNQALDAHRL; this comes from the coding sequence GTGAAGGTCGTCGTCCACGTCGACGGCGGCGCGCGCGGCAACCCGGGGCCGGCGGCCGCGGCGGCGGTCCTGACGGACGCGTCGAGCGGCGCGGTCGTCGACGAGGCCACGGCGTTCCTGGGCGAGACCACCAACAACGTCGCGGAGTACCGCGGCCTGCTGCTGGGCCTGGAGCGCGCCCGCGCGCTCGGCGCGACCTCGGTCGAGGTCGTCAACGACTCCGAGCTCGTCGCCAAGCAGGTCAACGGCCAGTACAAGGTCAAGCATCCCGTCATGAAGGCCTTGCACGCCGAGGCGCTGTCGGCGCTGCAGGCGTTCGACGCCTGGTCGATCCGCTCGGTGCCGCGCGCGCGGAACGCCGGCGCCGACGCGCTGGTCAACCAGGCGCTCGACGCCCACCGGCTGTAG
- a CDS encoding deaminase, with protein sequence MREVVLAYVPVLHEGYRRFLERHGAGRRVFVLGRDLYADYRPLAKDVRALDPADAAAALASWGVAGSVAVLDELGAARLAEEAPALILPAEDVSYRVVERWFPRAAVRYDPVFLRWDKTKTVQMLDPRPERVVSEDEVFAELAGAAEDAAARSIDWWRQVGAALRFADGTVRAATNEHHPHALAPYAAGDPRSNFTQGVELELSTATHAEAALIARAAREGHATAGGEIYVTDFPCPPCAKLIANAGIARVYYRRGYAVLDGRDVLEAAGVEIVCVVSAQPV encoded by the coding sequence ATGCGCGAGGTCGTCCTCGCCTACGTCCCCGTCCTGCACGAGGGCTACCGGCGGTTCCTCGAGCGCCACGGGGCCGGCCGGCGCGTCTTCGTGCTCGGGCGCGACCTGTACGCCGACTACCGCCCGCTGGCCAAGGACGTCCGGGCGCTGGACCCCGCGGACGCCGCCGCCGCGCTGGCCTCCTGGGGCGTCGCGGGATCGGTCGCGGTCCTCGACGAGCTGGGCGCCGCGCGGCTGGCCGAGGAGGCGCCGGCGCTGATCCTGCCGGCCGAGGACGTCAGCTACCGCGTCGTCGAGCGCTGGTTCCCGCGCGCGGCGGTCCGCTACGACCCGGTCTTCCTGCGCTGGGACAAGACCAAGACCGTGCAGATGCTGGACCCGCGCCCGGAGCGTGTCGTCAGCGAGGACGAGGTCTTCGCCGAGCTCGCGGGCGCGGCCGAGGACGCGGCCGCCCGGAGCATCGACTGGTGGCGCCAGGTCGGCGCCGCGCTGCGCTTCGCCGACGGGACGGTGCGGGCGGCGACCAACGAGCACCATCCGCACGCGCTGGCGCCCTATGCCGCGGGCGACCCGCGCTCGAACTTCACCCAGGGCGTCGAGTTGGAGCTCTCGACCGCCACGCACGCCGAGGCCGCGCTGATCGCGCGGGCGGCGCGCGAGGGCCACGCGACCGCCGGCGGCGAGATCTACGTCACCGACTTCCCCTGTCCCCCGTGCGCGAAGCTGATCGCCAACGCCGGGATCGCGCGCGTGTACTACCGGCGCGGCTACGCGGTGCTCGACGGCCGCGACGTGCTCGAGGCGGCGGGCGTCGAGATCGTCTGCGTGGTCAGCGCGCAACCCGTCTGA
- a CDS encoding adenylyltransferase/cytidyltransferase family protein produces the protein MAVTSGVLSPGVNFADRLVPSLEEMTRTVSHLRGLGYSIVLTSGSFDLIHLGHVKYLARAKELGDILVVGVDSDAKIRRRKGEDRPMVPEDERLELLAHQRPVDLIYLKQDEDPSWGLIKAVEPDVLVLTADHSYTPEELERLTGTVGEIQVIERQAAVTTSERIRQMYMNLGDKLGPKLAQVLPGLIDETLRRG, from the coding sequence ATGGCCGTGACCAGCGGCGTCCTGAGCCCGGGCGTCAACTTCGCCGACCGCCTCGTCCCCTCGCTGGAGGAGATGACGCGGACCGTGTCCCACCTTCGGGGTCTGGGATACAGCATCGTGCTCACGTCGGGCTCGTTCGACCTGATCCACCTCGGCCACGTCAAGTACCTCGCGCGCGCGAAGGAGCTCGGCGACATCCTGGTCGTCGGCGTCGACTCCGACGCCAAGATCCGCCGCCGCAAGGGCGAGGACCGGCCGATGGTGCCCGAGGACGAGCGGCTGGAGCTGCTCGCCCACCAGCGCCCGGTCGACCTGATCTACCTCAAGCAGGACGAGGACCCGTCGTGGGGCCTGATCAAGGCCGTCGAGCCGGACGTCCTGGTGCTCACCGCCGACCACTCCTACACGCCCGAGGAGCTCGAGCGGCTGACCGGGACCGTCGGCGAGATCCAGGTCATCGAGCGCCAGGCGGCGGTCACGACCTCCGAGCGCATCCGCCAGATGTACATGAACCTGGGCGACAAGCTCGGCCCCAAGCTCGCGCAGGTCCTCCCGGGCCTGATCGACGAGACGCTGCGGCGGGGCTAG
- the thyA gene encoding thymidylate synthase, with product MPNYLPYAERRPSTAYQDLLRTIRDDGVRVETKQGEGALAVAGVQMRFPMAHGAAVITERSIRGFAGKAIGELCAFINGARTLDELAAFGCDWWDAWATPEKTRSRGLAPGDLGPGSYGHAFRNFTTDLDSPDDPGFDQLPHLIKKLKDLPLDRTAVMSPWIPNANHREAGVKSRNTIAPCHGWIHALVFGDKLHLVHNQRSGDTPIGVPSNMAQYTALGLMIEQLTGYELVEYVHWIQYAHIYENQLEHVDELLARAPRALPTLKLTEAGRRITDIHDFRAEHFALEDYDPHPAIRGIPVLT from the coding sequence ATGCCGAACTACCTCCCTTACGCCGAGCGCCGCCCCTCCACCGCCTACCAGGACCTCCTGCGCACGATCCGCGACGACGGCGTGCGGGTGGAGACCAAGCAAGGCGAGGGCGCGCTGGCCGTCGCCGGGGTCCAGATGCGCTTCCCGATGGCGCACGGCGCGGCCGTCATCACGGAGCGGTCGATCCGCGGCTTCGCCGGCAAGGCGATCGGCGAGCTGTGCGCGTTCATCAACGGCGCCCGGACGCTGGACGAGCTGGCGGCGTTCGGCTGCGACTGGTGGGACGCGTGGGCGACGCCGGAGAAGACGCGCTCGCGCGGCCTGGCGCCGGGCGATCTGGGGCCGGGCTCCTACGGGCACGCGTTCCGGAACTTCACGACGGATCTCGATTCGCCCGACGATCCAGGGTTCGACCAGCTCCCGCACCTGATCAAGAAGCTGAAGGACCTGCCGCTGGACCGCACGGCCGTGATGAGCCCGTGGATCCCGAACGCCAACCACCGCGAGGCCGGGGTCAAGTCGCGCAACACGATCGCGCCGTGCCACGGGTGGATCCACGCGCTCGTGTTCGGCGACAAGCTGCACCTGGTCCACAACCAGCGCTCGGGCGACACGCCGATCGGGGTCCCGTCCAACATGGCGCAGTACACGGCGCTGGGGCTGATGATCGAGCAGCTCACGGGCTACGAGCTCGTCGAGTACGTGCACTGGATCCAGTACGCGCACATCTACGAGAACCAACTGGAGCACGTGGACGAGCTGCTGGCGCGCGCGCCGCGGGCCCTGCCGACGCTGAAGCTGACCGAGGCGGGTCGGCGGATCACCGACATCCACGACTTCCGGGCCGAGCACTTCGCGTTGGAGGACTACGACCCGCACCCCGCGATCCGGGGCATCCCGGTGTTGACGTGA
- a CDS encoding dihydrofolate reductase: protein MTVALVVAYARNGVIGRDGGLPWHLPSDMQHFRELTTGGTVLMGRKTYESIPERFRPLPGRRNLVLSRDGSFVAAGTEVFGSLAAALAACEGDCFVIGGGATYEEALPLADEVWATEVDAEVEGDTFFPVLDTTAWREAAAGSAVTENGFSFTIRRYERRA, encoded by the coding sequence GTGACGGTCGCGCTCGTGGTCGCCTACGCGCGCAACGGCGTGATCGGCCGCGACGGCGGGCTGCCGTGGCACCTGCCGAGCGACATGCAGCACTTCCGCGAGCTGACGACCGGCGGCACCGTGCTCATGGGGCGCAAGACCTATGAGTCGATCCCGGAGCGGTTCCGGCCGCTGCCGGGGCGGCGCAACCTCGTGCTGTCGCGCGACGGGTCGTTCGTCGCTGCGGGGACCGAGGTCTTCGGGTCGTTGGCGGCGGCGCTGGCCGCGTGCGAGGGCGACTGCTTCGTCATCGGCGGCGGCGCGACGTACGAGGAGGCGCTGCCGCTCGCCGACGAGGTCTGGGCCACCGAGGTCGACGCCGAGGTGGAGGGCGACACGTTCTTCCCGGTGCTGGACACCACCGCCTGGCGCGAGGCCGCGGCCGGGTCGGCCGTCACCGAGAACGGGTTCTCGTTCACGATCAGGCGCTATGAGCGACGCGCCTGA
- a CDS encoding HIT family protein, producing MSDAPDELGLLYYLDAARSAEQRAYMAELEAARICVFCPEHVASHHRQPIEWRGEHWYVTRNDFPYAGTVGHYLIVPHAHVTSFDELPDAAGAELWAIKRRLRERLAPLATATVERSGDMRYNGGSVAHLHTHFVALDATPEQTVRFKVSAPGADG from the coding sequence ATGAGCGACGCGCCTGACGAACTCGGCTTGTTGTACTACCTGGACGCCGCCCGCTCCGCCGAGCAGCGCGCGTACATGGCGGAGCTGGAGGCCGCGCGGATCTGCGTCTTCTGCCCCGAGCACGTGGCGTCCCACCATCGCCAGCCGATCGAGTGGCGCGGCGAGCATTGGTACGTCACGCGCAACGACTTCCCCTACGCGGGGACCGTCGGGCACTACCTGATCGTGCCGCACGCGCACGTGACGTCCTTCGACGAGCTGCCCGACGCGGCGGGCGCCGAGCTGTGGGCGATCAAGCGCCGGCTGCGGGAGCGATTGGCGCCGCTGGCCACCGCGACGGTCGAGCGCTCCGGCGACATGCGCTACAACGGCGGCTCGGTCGCGCACCTGCACACGCACTTCGTGGCGCTGGACGCGACGCCCGAGCAGACCGTGCGGTTCAAGGTCAGCGCGCCGGGCGCGGACGGTTGA